A genome region from Labilibaculum antarcticum includes the following:
- a CDS encoding ABC transporter permease has protein sequence MDLPLNLTLAIRNIFKKKTQSIISILGLGIGVGCVFLLMLLYIHENSFNGSIPNEQLIYRVLQGNDCRTSFPLANTIKDEIPLVDNYFRYYQTADIELKDSRNEIQQDHRFAFADASIFDCLGIQFIQGKPAQTKSDVCISQAIAKKYFNSTEVCNQFLKIKLNNQFISLRITGIFKNFPANSTFNANFIADIDLTQEVLSHNQKMYGHYGQENEEFKDWNHFPFHSYLLLNPKANPEAIVHNIQNYKERTNHEQRKTMDFSLQPITDIYLKSAEVNGDTFTPAGNSKQLIYFLAIALFILLIAIVNYIFLTKAKIGVRLKELGTQKALGASSVSIKKQILLESNLISFISLVPAFFILALGIPFLNATLDRSLSFELFSMWQVWSLLIIIILLTGSVAGMAIGIHVSKVSTVLLLLGKVSQTPKIKSWNNSFLSLHFTIFIVLIIGVITVKKQLHYAQTGSQNINPENIIICELNSPELSNQFNVIQTEVGKIPGVMNSAGSSFIPPFNNFLPVNLQYENERIQFDGLIMGEGMIELLELTIMEGESFGNFRTDQTEMIFNESAAKKYNLKAGEIFNGCYVKGIVKDFNAHSLRRMIQPMVILQQDPKKMSLFAIKTTGKNDKTITESVQKIFKEISPDKMVRVYSLSDQITEFYQTEQQQAKLISAFSLLAIVLSVMGLLGMVLNTISIKTKEIGIRKVNGAKTYEIISMLNKEFAKWIVIAFLIACPIAFYVMNKWLENFAYKTELSWWIFALAGIIAIGITLLTVSFQSWRVATRNPVESLRYE, from the coding sequence ATGGATCTTCCTCTAAACCTGACGTTAGCAATCCGAAATATCTTCAAGAAGAAGACACAATCGATAATAAGTATTTTAGGATTGGGCATTGGTGTAGGCTGTGTCTTTCTTTTGATGCTGCTTTACATCCATGAAAACTCATTCAATGGCTCCATACCAAACGAGCAATTAATCTACAGAGTGTTGCAAGGCAACGATTGTCGTACGTCATTCCCATTGGCAAATACAATTAAAGATGAAATTCCTTTGGTTGATAATTATTTTAGATATTATCAAACCGCCGATATTGAACTAAAAGATTCCCGCAATGAAATTCAACAAGATCATCGGTTTGCTTTTGCGGATGCCAGCATTTTTGATTGTCTTGGTATTCAGTTTATACAGGGAAAACCGGCCCAAACAAAATCAGATGTTTGTATCTCTCAAGCAATCGCAAAAAAATACTTTAACAGCACCGAAGTCTGCAATCAGTTTCTAAAAATTAAGCTAAACAATCAATTTATATCCTTACGGATTACGGGTATTTTCAAAAATTTCCCAGCCAATTCTACTTTTAATGCCAATTTCATTGCCGACATTGATTTAACACAAGAAGTGCTCAGTCACAATCAGAAAATGTACGGGCATTACGGACAAGAGAACGAAGAGTTTAAAGATTGGAATCACTTTCCGTTTCATAGCTACCTGCTCCTGAATCCAAAAGCAAATCCAGAAGCGATTGTTCACAATATCCAAAACTATAAAGAACGTACCAATCACGAGCAGCGTAAAACGATGGATTTTAGTTTGCAGCCAATTACCGATATCTACTTAAAATCAGCTGAGGTTAACGGAGATACATTTACGCCTGCAGGAAATTCGAAGCAGTTAATCTATTTTTTGGCCATTGCCTTGTTTATTTTACTCATCGCAATTGTCAATTACATTTTTCTTACCAAAGCAAAAATTGGTGTGCGATTAAAAGAGTTGGGAACCCAAAAAGCATTGGGAGCCTCAAGTGTTTCCATCAAAAAACAAATCTTACTCGAGTCAAATCTAATTTCCTTCATTAGCCTTGTTCCCGCTTTTTTCATTCTTGCTCTTGGTATTCCTTTTTTGAATGCAACTCTTGACCGAAGTTTGAGTTTCGAATTATTTTCGATGTGGCAGGTATGGTCCTTGTTGATTATCATTATTTTGCTTACCGGTTCTGTTGCAGGAATGGCCATTGGTATTCATGTTTCCAAAGTTTCAACCGTGCTGCTGCTTTTAGGTAAAGTTTCACAAACACCAAAAATAAAATCATGGAACAACTCCTTTCTGAGTTTGCATTTTACCATATTTATTGTTTTGATTATTGGTGTTATTACCGTAAAAAAACAGCTTCATTATGCTCAAACCGGGTCCCAAAACATTAATCCCGAAAATATAATTATCTGCGAATTAAACTCTCCTGAATTAAGCAATCAGTTTAATGTAATACAAACCGAAGTGGGCAAAATCCCCGGGGTTATGAATTCTGCCGGGTCTTCTTTTATTCCCCCCTTTAATAACTTTCTTCCTGTAAATTTGCAATACGAAAATGAAAGAATTCAATTTGACGGATTGATTATGGGTGAGGGCATGATCGAACTTCTAGAGCTTACTATTATGGAAGGAGAAAGTTTTGGAAACTTCCGCACCGATCAAACGGAAATGATTTTTAATGAGTCGGCAGCCAAGAAATATAATCTGAAAGCAGGTGAAATATTTAATGGATGCTATGTAAAAGGAATCGTAAAAGATTTTAATGCTCACTCTTTGAGACGAATGATTCAACCCATGGTTATTCTTCAACAAGACCCTAAAAAAATGAGTCTGTTTGCCATCAAAACAACAGGCAAAAATGATAAGACAATTACAGAGTCTGTTCAAAAAATATTTAAAGAGATTTCTCCAGATAAAATGGTAAGAGTCTATTCTCTTTCGGATCAGATTACAGAATTCTACCAAACAGAACAACAACAGGCAAAACTAATCAGTGCCTTCTCCCTGCTTGCAATTGTGCTTTCGGTAATGGGATTATTAGGAATGGTACTTAACACCATCTCCATAAAAACAAAAGAAATCGGTATCCGAAAAGTGAACGGAGCTAAAACCTACGAAATAATAAGCATGCTAAACAAAGAATTTGCAAAATGGATAGTCATCGCATTTCTTATTGCATGCCCCATAGCCTTTTACGTTATGAACAAATGGCTCGAAAACTTTGCCTACAAAACAGAACTTTCATGGTGGATTTTTGCCTTGGCAGGGATTATCGCCATAGGAATTACTCTACTAACGGTTTCTTTTCAGTCGTGGAGAGTGGCAACAAGAAATCCGGTGGAATCGCTTCGTTATGAGTAA
- a CDS encoding inorganic pyrophosphatase, producing the protein MGNKLNDPIARLLGLRYKSHPWHGIDVGDNAPNSVMAFIEMVPTDTVKYEVDKTSGYLKIDRPQKYSNVVPALYGFLPQTYCGKSVGEFCSEKSGKENVQGDLDPLDICILTEKVISHGDIIAEVRPIGGFRMIDGKEADDKIIAVLMNDATYGSYQDISDCSDVVVGRLKHYFLTYKDMPGLESEAEITHVYGVEEAHEVIIRSMNDYKTKFENLEDILRHV; encoded by the coding sequence ATGGGAAACAAATTGAATGATCCTATCGCAAGATTATTGGGATTGCGTTACAAGTCGCATCCATGGCATGGAATAGATGTTGGAGACAATGCGCCGAATTCGGTAATGGCTTTTATTGAAATGGTTCCTACTGATACGGTTAAGTATGAAGTGGACAAAACGAGTGGTTATTTAAAGATTGATCGTCCTCAGAAATATTCGAATGTAGTTCCTGCTTTGTATGGATTTTTACCACAAACTTATTGTGGAAAATCGGTTGGAGAATTCTGCAGCGAAAAATCGGGTAAGGAAAATGTTCAGGGTGATTTGGATCCTTTGGATATTTGTATTTTGACTGAAAAAGTGATATCGCACGGTGATATTATTGCGGAGGTTCGCCCGATTGGTGGTTTTCGAATGATTGACGGAAAAGAGGCCGATGATAAGATTATTGCTGTTTTGATGAATGATGCTACTTATGGTTCATATCAGGATATTTCGGATTGTTCGGATGTGGTTGTAGGTCGTTTAAAACATTATTTCTTGACCTATAAGGATATGCCAGGTTTGGAAAGCGAAGCTGAAATTACACATGTTTATGGTGTTGAAGAAGCTCACGAAGTAATTATCCGGTCGATGAATGATTACAAAACCAAATTTGAGAATTTGGAAGATATTCTAAGACATGTTTAA
- a CDS encoding GNAT family N-acetyltransferase translates to MKILIETERLYLREILPTDAESMFEMDSDAEVYKFLGRKPIRNIEQSKKMIESIQEQYKKNGIGRWAIIEKESGNFIGWTGFKFEKENQNGHSNFYNLKFRLLRKYWGKGYITEATKAAIEYAFTEVKIPEIYSMTLLSNLKSQRVLDKLGLQLVEKFNYQGDDITWYKLSRNE, encoded by the coding sequence ATGAAAATATTGATTGAAACAGAAAGATTATATCTACGGGAAATATTGCCAACCGATGCCGAAAGCATGTTTGAAATGGATTCCGATGCTGAGGTTTATAAATTTTTAGGACGTAAGCCAATTCGTAATATTGAGCAAAGTAAAAAGATGATTGAATCGATTCAGGAACAGTACAAAAAAAATGGCATTGGTCGTTGGGCAATTATTGAAAAGGAATCGGGGAATTTTATTGGCTGGACTGGTTTTAAATTTGAAAAGGAAAACCAGAATGGTCATAGTAATTTTTATAATCTGAAATTTAGATTGTTGCGCAAGTATTGGGGAAAAGGATACATCACCGAAGCTACGAAGGCGGCTATTGAATATGCTTTTACCGAAGTGAAAATTCCCGAAATTTACAGCATGACCTTGCTTAGCAATCTGAAATCGCAACGTGTATTGGACAAGTTAGGTTTGCAGTTGGTGGAAAAATTCAATTATCAGGGTGATGATATTACCTGGTATAAACTAAGTAGAAATGAATAA